A window of the Radiobacillus deserti genome harbors these coding sequences:
- a CDS encoding ComEC/Rec2 family competence protein encodes MKRNVLWCLIGLLLLIYPLELDSEALDVLKENELYMAFLSLPDGESTLIQTGNEKNILINTGSPKSEEKLLSILEEFELPAIDTLILTKQSIDYCGNTKRLTKRYHVANVIYTGKLSEACKNQVSPKIASTWKRSELHEITKNLQIRVLDAEPTGEMSLGIIYGQNSVLYMSNSTVEDEKQIGEYPLEPQIIKIGDYGQGNSPSEAFLETIDPHISIVFACEECKTNEGLIERLNESWIDVYPLKRIGTTIVKMDLENYDIVT; translated from the coding sequence ATGAAGCGAAATGTATTGTGGTGTTTGATTGGGTTATTATTGCTCATCTATCCACTTGAATTGGATAGTGAAGCACTAGATGTGTTAAAAGAGAATGAATTGTATATGGCGTTTTTAAGTCTTCCAGATGGCGAATCCACATTAATTCAAACGGGGAATGAGAAGAATATTCTCATTAATACAGGTTCACCAAAAAGCGAAGAAAAATTGCTAAGCATACTAGAGGAGTTTGAGCTACCAGCCATTGACACCCTCATACTAACCAAACAAAGTATCGATTATTGTGGGAATACAAAACGATTAACGAAAAGATATCACGTTGCTAACGTCATCTATACAGGGAAGCTTAGTGAAGCGTGCAAAAATCAAGTAAGTCCAAAGATTGCTTCCACTTGGAAACGATCCGAATTACATGAAATAACGAAAAATTTACAAATACGAGTGCTTGACGCTGAGCCTACTGGAGAAATGAGTCTAGGGATTATTTATGGACAAAACTCAGTATTGTATATGAGCAATAGCACCGTAGAAGACGAAAAACAAATAGGGGAATATCCACTTGAGCCTCAGATTATTAAGATAGGAGATTATGGACAAGGAAATTCCCCAAGTGAAGCATTCTTGGAAACGATTGATCCACACATTAGTATTGTGTTTGCATGTGAGGAGTGTAAAACAAACGAAGGACTAATCGAACGATTGAACGAATCCTGGATTGATGTATATCCGTTAAAACGGATTGGTACAACCATTGTGAAAATGGACTTAGAGAATTATGATATTGTAACCTAA
- the dinG gene encoding ATP-dependent DNA helicase DinG, whose product MQNYKQMVSQRYIIPVIDTVELARILLPQAPGYKLGQLAEFFSFMHDNPHRAFSDALATAELLNTLLSKMNGLPYETLSHLLDFEPMLKSDLALLLQTRMDELAFVEDTESDVEIFRGIALRKLETADSDESKDVSVSFGEMLDLLYEEPNGIKRYLPNFESRQGQREMSELVFDAFQSQTHGLVEAETGTGKSLAYLIPAIYHAVSTRKRVVISTHLTQLQTQLLEKEIPLLTQSLPFPFEVALLKGKQHYLSLKRFEAELNNKDYDNYDLTLTKAILLVWLTETKTGDLDEIQLPTSGKQFLLKVSTEAERVLDQSSPWYSRSFYQRARIKAQKANIIITNHSLLCTDMTNESYLLPAYQYAILDEAHHLESTASKHFGAKLDYFSIQYLLKQIHVSGQEATWLDKASSAHHSLSDILRKFEWERLWNDAMNETDDLFRTIFTMIDQLKKQVAINDIGRFQYRLDHVDTNVDNWTTVNDMAMRLSFQLRDMIHVLLEGKKQIQDQPYIDETLEDFSYYVERIQLIIDELEFFFLTSDPLQVKWVEIEAFGARNAVFLYSEPVDVSSLLWHHFFEEKKSVILTSATLTMKQSFDFMKKRIGLSNQNVMEKKIQSPYAYEKQVQVMVPKDFPSVQYGKTEDYILSVCEAIYSMAEITEGRMLVLFTSYDMLKKSYQLLREMNDENHFVLIAQGISSGSRSRLKKNFQLNDRAILLGTSSFWEGVDIPGNDLSCLFIVRLPFQPPDHPSYEAKAEFLKSEGKNPFMDLALPNAVIRFKQGFGRLIRSSTDRGIVFICDDRIMKTKYGKYFVESIPSVPISYSSTFDLLQKAEEWL is encoded by the coding sequence ATGCAGAATTACAAGCAAATGGTTTCTCAGCGTTACATTATACCTGTTATTGATACAGTTGAATTAGCACGCATATTATTACCGCAGGCTCCTGGCTATAAATTAGGTCAGTTAGCGGAGTTTTTTTCGTTTATGCACGATAACCCTCACCGTGCTTTTTCCGATGCGCTTGCGACAGCGGAATTGCTAAACACACTTCTTTCGAAAATGAATGGCTTACCATATGAAACATTAAGTCATTTGTTGGATTTCGAACCAATGTTAAAAAGTGACCTAGCACTACTTCTTCAAACCAGAATGGATGAACTTGCTTTTGTAGAAGATACAGAATCGGATGTAGAAATTTTTCGCGGAATTGCTTTACGAAAATTGGAAACAGCAGATTCCGACGAATCAAAAGATGTAAGTGTTTCATTTGGAGAAATGTTGGATTTGCTTTATGAGGAGCCTAATGGAATTAAGAGATATCTTCCGAATTTTGAATCTCGACAAGGACAAAGGGAAATGTCTGAGTTAGTATTCGACGCCTTTCAATCACAAACGCACGGTTTGGTTGAAGCGGAGACGGGCACAGGAAAATCTTTGGCGTATTTGATTCCGGCTATTTATCATGCGGTATCTACTCGGAAAAGGGTTGTTATTAGTACGCATCTTACACAATTACAGACTCAGTTGTTGGAGAAGGAAATTCCACTCCTAACACAATCGCTTCCCTTTCCTTTCGAAGTGGCTTTACTAAAAGGAAAACAGCATTATTTAAGCTTAAAAAGATTTGAAGCAGAGCTGAATAATAAGGATTATGATAATTACGATTTGACCTTAACCAAGGCCATCCTTCTCGTTTGGCTTACAGAAACGAAAACAGGGGATCTTGATGAAATACAACTTCCGACTAGTGGGAAGCAGTTTTTGCTTAAAGTTTCGACAGAAGCGGAGAGGGTGCTAGATCAAAGCTCTCCGTGGTATTCTAGATCGTTCTATCAGAGGGCAAGAATAAAAGCACAAAAAGCAAATATTATTATTACGAATCATTCTTTATTATGTACCGATATGACAAATGAGAGTTACCTATTGCCAGCATACCAATATGCAATATTAGATGAGGCACATCACCTTGAATCTACAGCATCTAAGCATTTTGGCGCGAAATTGGATTACTTTTCCATTCAGTACTTACTTAAGCAAATCCATGTATCAGGGCAAGAAGCGACTTGGTTAGATAAAGCCTCATCCGCACACCATTCCCTATCAGACATCCTTAGAAAATTCGAGTGGGAGCGATTGTGGAATGACGCGATGAATGAAACAGATGATTTATTTCGTACTATTTTCACTATGATTGATCAGCTTAAAAAACAAGTAGCAATTAATGATATTGGGCGGTTTCAATATAGACTTGACCATGTAGATACGAATGTAGATAACTGGACAACCGTCAACGATATGGCCATGAGACTTTCCTTTCAGCTGCGTGATATGATTCACGTATTACTCGAAGGAAAAAAACAAATTCAAGATCAGCCATACATAGATGAAACCTTGGAGGATTTTTCTTATTATGTAGAAAGAATCCAGCTCATTATAGACGAGTTAGAATTCTTTTTTCTAACTTCGGACCCATTGCAAGTAAAATGGGTGGAAATTGAGGCATTTGGTGCTAGAAATGCCGTATTTCTTTATAGTGAGCCCGTAGATGTATCCTCTTTACTTTGGCATCATTTTTTTGAAGAGAAAAAGAGTGTCATTTTAACAAGTGCAACCTTAACAATGAAGCAATCCTTTGACTTTATGAAGAAGCGTATAGGGTTATCTAATCAGAACGTAATGGAAAAGAAAATTCAATCTCCATATGCATATGAAAAACAAGTTCAAGTTATGGTTCCGAAGGACTTTCCTTCCGTTCAATATGGAAAAACAGAGGACTATATTCTTTCTGTTTGTGAAGCAATCTACTCCATGGCAGAGATAACCGAAGGTAGGATGCTTGTGCTTTTCACTTCATATGACATGCTTAAGAAGTCCTATCAACTGCTAAGAGAAATGAATGATGAAAATCATTTCGTTTTAATCGCACAAGGGATTTCTAGCGGAAGCCGATCTAGATTAAAGAAAAATTTTCAATTAAATGATCGAGCTATCTTATTAGGAACGAGCTCATTCTGGGAAGGTGTGGACATTCCAGGTAATGATTTGAGTTGTTTGTTTATTGTTCGATTACCCTTTCAACCACCAGATCATCCAAGTTATGAAGCAAAAGCAGAATTTCTCAAGAGCGAAGGGAAAAACCCGTTTATGGACCTAGCCTTACCGAATGCAGTAATTCGATTCAAACAAGGATTTGGCCGCTTAATTCGATCTAGCACGGATAGAGGTATTGTGTTCATTTGTGATGACCGAATTATGAAAACAAAGTATGGGAAATATTTTGTGGAATCTATTCCATCTGTTCCTATTTCCTATAGCTCTACCTTTGATTTACTGCAAAAAGCTGAAGAGTGGTTATGA
- a CDS encoding exonuclease domain-containing protein — MNRFVVLDLETTGHSPNKGDRIIEIGIVVVENEEVVEEFSSFINPHTSIPSFISNLTGITESHVKDAPDFADIAHEIIHMFEDAYIVAHNVPFDLGFLNAELQANGFSALHYTCY; from the coding sequence TTGAACCGATTCGTGGTACTTGATTTAGAAACAACTGGACATTCACCGAATAAAGGCGACAGAATTATTGAAATAGGTATTGTCGTGGTGGAAAACGAAGAAGTAGTAGAAGAGTTTTCAAGCTTCATTAATCCTCACACTTCCATTCCTAGCTTTATATCTAATTTAACAGGCATTACAGAGTCCCATGTGAAAGATGCACCGGACTTCGCGGACATTGCCCATGAAATTATACATATGTTTGAGGATGCTTATATCGTCGCTCATAATGTCCCTTTTGACTTAGGTTTCTTAAATGCAGAATTACAAGCAAATGGTTTCTCAGCGTTACATTATACCTGTTATTGA
- the panD gene encoding aspartate 1-decarboxylase, with amino-acid sequence MLRTMMKSKIHRARVTEANLNYVGSITIDQDIIDQVGILPHEKVQIVNNNNGARLETYVIAGERGSGVVCLNGAAARLVQKEDIVIIVSYAMVSDEELKTFKPKVALMNEDNTIAEIIEEEPPLTIL; translated from the coding sequence ATGCTACGCACCATGATGAAATCGAAAATTCATCGAGCACGTGTCACCGAAGCCAATCTTAATTACGTTGGAAGTATTACAATTGACCAAGACATTATCGATCAAGTCGGTATATTACCTCATGAGAAAGTACAAATCGTCAACAATAACAATGGTGCTCGCTTAGAGACATACGTCATCGCTGGCGAAAGAGGTTCAGGGGTCGTTTGTTTGAACGGTGCTGCTGCTCGTTTAGTTCAAAAAGAAGATATAGTTATTATCGTTTCTTATGCTATGGTTTCAGATGAAGAATTAAAGACCTTTAAACCAAAAGTAGCCTTAATGAATGAGGATAATACAATCGCGGAAATTATAGAAGAAGAGCCGCCATTAACAATTTTATAA
- the panC gene encoding pantoate--beta-alanine ligase, with protein sequence MDIVRSIKEINEKVESFKRQGKTIGFVPTMGYLHEGHQHLMKTAGEQNDVVIVSIFVNPLQFGPNEDFDRYPRDEERDKRIAIQEKVDLLFMPSVEEMYPKDASIQMTVQSRNDVLCGKKRPGHFNGVVTVLTKLFHLTQPTRCYFGLKDAQQVAVIDSLVQDLNFPIDIIAVPTVREEDGLAKSSRNVYLSTKEREEAPSLYQALEAGRKLVVDGERNPDTIVKGVEHYIQTRTSGKIDYVELLSYPELEPVNQIDGQVILATAVYFEKARLIDNVIFQREGIKSDVTLGG encoded by the coding sequence ATGGACATCGTCCGTAGTATAAAAGAGATAAATGAGAAAGTGGAGTCTTTTAAGAGGCAAGGGAAAACCATCGGTTTCGTTCCTACAATGGGATATCTCCATGAAGGTCATCAGCATTTAATGAAAACAGCAGGAGAGCAAAATGATGTAGTGATTGTTAGTATATTTGTCAATCCGCTACAATTTGGTCCAAATGAGGATTTCGATCGTTATCCAAGAGATGAGGAGCGAGACAAAAGGATAGCCATTCAGGAGAAAGTTGACCTTTTATTTATGCCTTCAGTAGAAGAGATGTACCCTAAGGATGCATCTATTCAAATGACAGTTCAAAGTCGTAATGATGTATTGTGTGGAAAGAAAAGACCGGGACATTTTAATGGCGTAGTTACCGTCTTAACTAAACTATTCCATTTGACACAACCTACTAGATGTTATTTCGGCTTAAAAGATGCACAACAAGTTGCCGTCATCGACAGCCTTGTTCAAGATTTAAATTTTCCAATAGACATTATTGCTGTCCCAACGGTACGGGAAGAAGATGGATTAGCAAAAAGTAGTCGTAATGTGTATTTAAGTACTAAAGAAAGAGAGGAAGCTCCTAGTCTGTATCAAGCTTTAGAAGCTGGTAGAAAACTAGTAGTTGACGGGGAACGAAATCCTGATACAATTGTTAAGGGTGTAGAACATTATATTCAAACACGTACAAGTGGTAAGATAGATTATGTAGAGCTTTTATCCTATCCGGAACTTGAACCGGTAAATCAAATTGATGGACAGGTTATCTTAGCAACTGCTGTTTATTTTGAAAAGGCTCGACTTATTGACAACGTCATATTCCAAAGGGAAGGAATTAAATCTGACGTTACATTAGGGGGATAA
- the panB gene encoding 3-methyl-2-oxobutanoate hydroxymethyltransferase — MKTNLQFQKMKQDNEKITMITAYDYPSALIAQQAEVDMILVGDSLGMVVLGYDSTVQVTVEDMIHHGKAVTRAATNTFVVVDMPFMSYHISIEESLRNARSIFQQTKAQALKIEGASDDVLSLTRKLTDAGIPVVSHIGLTPQSVHVLGGFKVQGKDKEAAEKLVKDAQALQAHGAMAIVLECVPKELAKIISERVQIPTIGIGAGLDCDGQVLVYHDILQYGVNRLPKFVKPYTDISTPIKKAIEMYVKEVKQDEFPTEKFSYTMNEEFLKDL; from the coding sequence ATGAAAACAAATTTACAATTTCAAAAAATGAAGCAAGATAATGAAAAAATAACCATGATAACGGCATATGATTATCCATCTGCCTTGATTGCCCAACAAGCTGAAGTCGATATGATTTTGGTAGGAGATTCACTCGGTATGGTTGTTTTAGGCTATGACTCCACGGTACAAGTTACGGTCGAGGATATGATTCACCATGGGAAAGCAGTCACCAGAGCCGCAACGAATACGTTCGTCGTCGTTGACATGCCATTTATGTCTTACCATATTTCCATCGAGGAGTCATTACGAAATGCAAGAAGCATATTTCAACAAACGAAGGCCCAAGCGTTGAAAATAGAAGGAGCATCCGATGACGTACTATCTTTAACTAGAAAGCTTACGGATGCTGGTATTCCAGTAGTCTCTCATATCGGATTAACGCCGCAATCCGTCCACGTTCTAGGCGGCTTTAAAGTTCAAGGAAAAGATAAGGAAGCAGCGGAAAAGCTAGTAAAAGACGCACAAGCACTTCAAGCTCACGGCGCAATGGCTATTGTACTGGAATGCGTTCCGAAAGAATTAGCAAAAATCATTTCAGAACGTGTTCAAATTCCAACCATCGGAATTGGTGCAGGATTAGATTGTGACGGTCAAGTACTGGTGTATCATGATATTTTACAGTATGGAGTGAATCGTTTGCCAAAATTCGTAAAGCCTTATACAGATATATCAACTCCAATTAAGAAAGCAATTGAGATGTATGTGAAGGAAGTGAAGCAGGACGAATTTCCAACTGAGAAATTTTCCTATACGATGAATGAGGAGTTTTTGAAGGATTTATAA
- a CDS encoding biotin--[acetyl-CoA-carboxylase] ligase codes for MENTRQQIINLLEEANEQYISGQQISNCLQISRTAVWKHIKELEKDGYKIEAVAKKGYKILEAPNKLSANTIQWGLHTNWLGKHVIHKTSIPSTQTLAQKLAFEGADHGTVVIADEQTAGKGRLNRAWFSPNQGIWMSIILRPSFLPLQASQLTLLTATILAKSVEEVTGLTPSIKWPNDLLIQDRKVAGILTEMQSEHDHIQYLIIGIGMNVNQNEKDFPEELHSKATSIQIESGKEWDMRIIIQAVLQHFEKQYDHYLQKGFSTVKEIWEEYGYKIGEVVTLRTTQEEKQVTLIGLQEDGSLLIEDSGTRHPLYSGEIIW; via the coding sequence ATGGAGAACACCCGCCAACAAATCATTAATTTATTAGAAGAAGCAAACGAACAATATATTTCCGGGCAACAAATCTCAAATTGCTTACAAATCTCTCGAACAGCTGTGTGGAAGCATATAAAGGAATTGGAAAAGGATGGTTATAAGATTGAAGCTGTTGCGAAAAAGGGGTATAAAATTTTAGAAGCACCTAACAAGCTAAGTGCAAATACCATTCAATGGGGACTACATACGAATTGGCTTGGGAAACATGTGATTCATAAAACATCCATTCCCTCTACTCAAACACTAGCGCAAAAACTGGCATTCGAAGGGGCTGATCATGGTACGGTTGTGATAGCTGACGAGCAAACAGCGGGGAAGGGTCGTTTAAATCGAGCTTGGTTTTCTCCTAATCAAGGCATATGGATGAGTATTATTTTACGCCCATCCTTTCTTCCGCTTCAAGCTTCACAGCTTACATTACTAACCGCAACGATCTTGGCGAAATCGGTAGAGGAAGTGACTGGTCTGACGCCTTCAATTAAGTGGCCTAATGATTTGTTGATACAGGATCGAAAGGTAGCTGGAATCCTAACAGAAATGCAATCAGAACATGATCACATTCAATATCTCATTATTGGAATAGGAATGAACGTTAACCAGAACGAGAAGGATTTTCCTGAAGAGCTTCATTCTAAAGCAACTAGTATTCAAATTGAGTCCGGCAAGGAATGGGACATGCGAATCATCATCCAAGCAGTGTTACAGCACTTTGAGAAACAATACGATCACTATTTGCAAAAAGGATTCTCCACTGTGAAGGAAATTTGGGAAGAGTATGGGTATAAAATCGGGGAAGTAGTTACACTTAGAACGACGCAAGAGGAAAAGCAGGTTACTTTAATCGGATTACAAGAGGATGGTAGCTTACTAATCGAAGACTCAGGGACACGACATCCGTTATATTCTGGTGAAATTATTTGGTGA
- a CDS encoding CCA tRNA nucleotidyltransferase, which yields MSTSFQKGKQIIQRLKESGYDAYFVGGYVRDFLLERETNDIDIATSATPDEVKTVFPKVIPVGIEHGTVIVRIDGESFEVTTFREESNYTDFRHPDRVKFVTNIEQDLSRRDFTMNAIAMDDRGTLIDPFHGIEDLRSKSICTVRDPALRFQEDPLRIMRAVRFVSHLGFSIERNTKQAMEEYGSLLAKISIERVVQELEKLFSGLFVKKAIFDFWETDLMNQIPIMKDSEPIQERVRMLRIPLGNITEIVAFCGLVDSTHSVRRIVEEWKLSRQIRAEADHLVSAINSYKNSGVNDWMIYRLPSHLDQSLIRLVEVIMDDKIPNEIIRVIRNQLPIAERKQLTINGVDVAKWFPNKPKGPWLGQWMEAIEHAIVTRKIPNEKSKIKEWVASHGEHPPTNH from the coding sequence ATGAGTACCAGCTTTCAGAAAGGGAAACAAATTATTCAACGCTTAAAGGAATCTGGATATGATGCTTACTTTGTAGGTGGATATGTGCGTGATTTCTTATTAGAAAGAGAGACCAATGATATTGACATTGCAACTTCCGCAACACCAGATGAAGTTAAAACCGTCTTTCCAAAAGTAATTCCTGTTGGAATAGAGCATGGTACTGTCATAGTCCGAATAGACGGGGAATCTTTTGAGGTAACCACATTTCGAGAAGAAAGTAATTATACGGACTTCAGACATCCAGATCGGGTAAAATTTGTAACAAATATCGAACAAGACTTGTCACGACGTGATTTTACGATGAATGCGATTGCTATGGATGATAGAGGAACCCTTATTGATCCTTTCCATGGAATCGAGGATTTAAGAAGCAAATCCATTTGTACGGTTAGAGATCCTGCATTACGATTTCAAGAGGATCCGTTACGGATTATGCGTGCTGTACGATTTGTTAGTCATTTAGGATTTTCTATAGAACGGAATACGAAACAAGCAATGGAAGAATACGGATCGCTCCTCGCAAAAATTTCGATTGAACGAGTTGTTCAAGAACTAGAAAAGCTGTTTTCTGGTTTGTTTGTCAAAAAAGCTATTTTCGATTTCTGGGAAACAGACCTTATGAACCAAATCCCTATCATGAAAGATAGTGAACCAATACAAGAAAGAGTACGAATGCTTCGTATTCCACTAGGAAATATTACAGAAATCGTTGCATTTTGTGGACTTGTCGATTCTACACATTCAGTTCGCAGAATAGTAGAAGAGTGGAAGCTCTCAAGACAAATTCGCGCCGAAGCAGATCACCTCGTATCCGCGATTAACTCTTATAAAAATAGTGGGGTAAACGATTGGATGATTTACCGATTGCCTTCGCACTTGGACCAGAGCTTAATCAGATTGGTAGAAGTAATCATGGACGATAAAATACCAAATGAAATCATTCGAGTCATACGAAATCAATTACCGATAGCAGAGCGAAAACAGCTTACAATTAACGGTGTGGATGTTGCTAAATGGTTTCCAAACAAGCCAAAAGGACCTTGGTTAGGACAATGGATGGAAGCAATTGAGCATGCAATCGTCACTAGAAAGATACCAAATGAAAAATCCAAAATAAAGGAGTGGGTGGCAAGTCATGGAGAACACCCGCCAACAAATCATTAA
- the bshA gene encoding N-acetyl-alpha-D-glucosaminyl L-malate synthase BshA, whose translation MKRIGITCYPSVGGSGVIATELGKMLAAHGYQVHFITSSIPFRLNGADPNIFFHEVEVNHYPVFQYPPYDLALANKMAEVIDAEKLDVLHVHYAMPHAICAILAKQMAKRDIKIVTTLHGTDITVLGIDKSLKRMIKHGIEQSDVVTAVSHSLVKQTKDMLDVEKDIQVVYNFVDESEYHVKADRDLWKSKYDIKPNEKVLIHISNFRKVKRVEDVIYAFQRIADQIPSKLLLVGDGPDYSEIRQLVHTLGLTDRVLFLGRQNNVANILSMADLKLLLSEKESFGLVLLEAMACGVPCIGSNAGGIPEVIEDGKNGFITEIGNIDQVVERSIQLLTDSGLHQTFAENGLKKVRDEFHSTFILQQYIQTYES comes from the coding sequence ATGAAGCGAATTGGTATTACTTGTTATCCATCTGTTGGTGGTTCGGGCGTCATTGCCACAGAGCTTGGGAAAATGCTAGCAGCTCATGGATACCAAGTTCACTTTATAACATCAAGTATTCCATTTCGCTTGAACGGGGCAGACCCTAATATTTTTTTCCACGAAGTGGAAGTGAATCATTATCCCGTTTTTCAATACCCACCTTATGATTTGGCCCTCGCTAATAAGATGGCAGAGGTTATTGATGCTGAAAAATTGGATGTTCTACATGTTCATTATGCAATGCCACACGCTATTTGTGCGATTCTAGCCAAACAAATGGCAAAAAGGGATATAAAAATCGTAACAACACTACACGGAACGGATATTACCGTTCTCGGTATTGATAAAAGTCTAAAAAGAATGATAAAACACGGTATTGAACAGTCAGATGTTGTGACTGCGGTTTCGCATAGTCTAGTCAAACAAACAAAGGATATGTTGGACGTTGAAAAAGACATTCAAGTAGTCTATAACTTTGTAGATGAATCTGAATACCACGTCAAGGCAGATCGTGATTTATGGAAAAGCAAATATGATATCAAACCAAATGAAAAAGTACTTATACATATTTCTAATTTTCGTAAAGTAAAAAGAGTAGAAGATGTCATTTATGCCTTTCAGAGGATTGCCGATCAAATTCCATCTAAGCTGTTACTTGTTGGTGATGGACCGGACTATTCCGAAATTCGGCAGCTTGTTCACACGTTAGGATTAACCGATCGTGTATTGTTTTTAGGTAGACAAAATAATGTCGCAAATATACTGTCCATGGCGGACCTCAAGTTATTACTTTCAGAAAAAGAAAGCTTTGGTCTTGTATTACTAGAGGCGATGGCTTGCGGGGTTCCTTGTATCGGGTCAAATGCAGGTGGTATCCCTGAAGTAATTGAGGACGGTAAAAATGGCTTTATTACGGAGATAGGCAATATTGATCAAGTAGTAGAACGATCGATCCAGCTTTTAACCGACTCTGGCTTGCATCAAACATTCGCTGAGAACGGGTTAAAAAAAGTGAGAGATGAGTTTCATTCTACCTTTATTCTGCAGCAATATATACAAACATACGAGTCCTAA
- the mgsA gene encoding methylglyoxal synthase yields MNIALIAHDEKKKEMVDFTIAYKHILKEHSLYATGTTGKRIQEATKLTIHRFRSGPLGGDQQIGAMVADNKMDMIIFLRDPLTAQPHEPDVTALIRLCDVYQVPLATNMGTAEIFIRGLHEGLLQWREVIDGKGEDKK; encoded by the coding sequence ATGAATATTGCATTGATTGCTCATGATGAAAAAAAGAAAGAGATGGTCGATTTCACGATTGCGTACAAACATATCTTAAAGGAGCATTCACTTTACGCAACTGGAACAACAGGGAAACGAATCCAAGAAGCAACGAAACTTACCATTCACCGCTTTCGGTCGGGGCCATTGGGCGGGGATCAGCAGATTGGTGCAATGGTGGCAGATAATAAGATGGATATGATTATTTTCCTTCGTGATCCTTTAACTGCACAACCACATGAACCAGATGTTACAGCACTTATCCGATTATGCGACGTGTATCAAGTACCTCTTGCTACAAACATGGGAACGGCAGAAATTTTTATTCGCGGATTACACGAAGGTTTGCTTCAATGGAGAGAAGTAATCGATGGTAAAGGTGAGGACAAGAAATGA
- the dapB gene encoding 4-hydroxy-tetrahydrodipicolinate reductase, with translation MNTVKIVVAGPRGKMGSEALRMIQKQDNYELVACVDKKNGGWKVKDIDGLPPFEARIYEDMDECLQEVEADVLIDLTAPEVGYKHTKSAFEHGVRPVVGTTGFTTDQLEELTDLSEQKGLGAVIAPNFAIGAVLMMQFSKMAAKYFPNVEIIERHHDQKLDAPSGTAVKTAELIQQVREEQSQGHPNEKETIPGARGADFDGMRIHSVRLPGLVAHQEVVFGDLGQNLTIKHDSFHRESFMSGVKLAVDRVLELDVLVYGLENLME, from the coding sequence ATGAACACAGTAAAAATCGTAGTAGCCGGTCCAAGAGGGAAAATGGGTAGTGAAGCATTACGTATGATTCAGAAGCAAGACAACTATGAACTAGTGGCATGTGTAGATAAAAAGAATGGTGGTTGGAAAGTAAAAGATATTGATGGACTTCCACCTTTTGAGGCACGCATTTATGAAGATATGGATGAATGCTTACAGGAAGTAGAGGCAGATGTGTTAATTGACCTTACAGCACCAGAAGTAGGATATAAGCATACAAAGTCTGCATTTGAACATGGCGTACGTCCGGTAGTAGGTACAACAGGCTTTACAACCGACCAATTAGAGGAGCTAACGGACTTGTCGGAACAAAAAGGACTAGGTGCAGTCATTGCACCAAATTTCGCTATTGGAGCTGTTTTAATGATGCAGTTCTCCAAGATGGCAGCAAAATATTTCCCAAATGTCGAAATTATTGAGCGACATCATGATCAAAAATTGGATGCACCTTCTGGTACAGCAGTTAAAACAGCGGAATTAATCCAACAAGTTCGTGAAGAACAATCACAGGGTCATCCAAATGAAAAAGAGACTATTCCAGGAGCAAGAGGGGCAGATTTTGACGGCATGCGTATCCATAGCGTGAGACTTCCAGGTCTAGTTGCCCATCAAGAAGTCGTTTTTGGAGACTTAGGGCAAAACCTAACGATTAAACATGATTCCTTCCATCGGGAATCCTTTATGTCTGGAGTAAAACTAGCAGTGGATCGAGTACTTGAATTAGATGTACTCGTGTATGGGTTGGAGAATTTAATGGAATGA